A region from the Lycium barbarum isolate Lr01 chromosome 8, ASM1917538v2, whole genome shotgun sequence genome encodes:
- the LOC132606920 gene encoding UDP-glycosyltransferase 73C4-like, translating to MPVLTAQPHIVMFPFMAQGHMIPMIDIARLLAQRGVIITILTTHLNATRFNTVISRAIEAGLKIQVVHLYFPSLEAGLPQGCENFDMLPSMDFGLKFFDATKRLQPQVEEMLQDLKPSPSCIISDMCFPWTTSVAQRFNIPRIVFHGMCCFSLLCLHNLRDWKELEKIESDTEYFQVPGLFDKIELNKGQLGNIAKPRNSDWKEVWYQAKKAEEEAYGIVVNSFEELEQEYVKGLKNAKDKKIWTIGPVSLCNKEKQDKFERGNKASIDEYKCLKWLDTWEQDSVLFVCLGSLSRLSTSQMIELGLGLESSKRPFIWVVRHMSDEFRKWLVEEDFEETAKEKGLLIRGWAPQVLILSHPSIGGFLTHCGWNSSLEGISAGVPMITWPMFAEQFCNERLIVNILKTGVRAGIENQVMFGEEEKMDTQVSRDDIKMVIELVMGEDMEAQMRRKRAKELGEMARMAMEEKGSSHFNSIQLIQDVTEQAKFLKSI from the coding sequence ATGCCTGTTCTCACAGCACAGCCACATATAGTGATGTTTCCTTTCATGGCACAAGGCCATATGATCCCTATGATTGACATTGCGCGACTATTGGCACAGCGGGGAGTTATAATAACAATCCTAACTACACACTTAAATGCCACCAGATTCAACACGGTTATCTCTCGTGCAATAGAGGCAGGACTAAAAATTCAGGTTGTTCACCTCTATTTTCCGAGCTTAGAGGCTGGACTACCCCAAGGGTGTGAAAATTTCGACATGCTACCATCTATGGATTTTGGGTTGAAATTCTTCGATGCTACGAAGAGACTTCAACCTCAAGTGGAAGAAATGTTGCAAGACCTTAAACCTTCACCAAGTTGCATAATATCTGACATGTGTTTTCCATGGACGACTAGTGTTGCACAAAGATTTAACATCCCTAGGATTGTTTTTCATGGGATGTGTTGCTTCTCTTTGTTGTGCTTACACAATTTGAGAGATTGGAAGGAGTTAGAGAAGATAGAGTCTGATACAGAGTACTTTCAAGTGCCTGGATTATTTGACAAGATTGAACTAAACAAAGGTCAGCTTGGAAATATTGCCAAGCCACGAAATTCAGATTGGAAAGAAGTATGGTACCAAGCGAAGAAAGCAGAAGAAGAAGCTTATGGGATAGTGGTGAATAGCTTCGAGGAGTTGGAACAAGAATATGTCAAGGGATTGAAGAATGCCAAAGACAAGAAAATTTGGACCATTGGTCCTGTTTCATTATGCAACAAAGAGAAACAAGACAAATTTGAAAGAGGGAACAAGGCTTCAATTGATGAATACAAGTGCCTAAAATGGCTAGACACTTGGGAACAAGACTCTGTACTCTTTGTCTGTCTCGGGAGCCTATCGCGCCTTTCGACGTCTCAAATGATAGAGCTTGGGCTCGGGTTAGAATCCTCAAAACGACCCTTCATTTGGGTTGTAAGGCACATGTCAGATGAGTTCCGAAAATGGCTAGTGGAAGAAGATTTTGAGGAAACAGCTAAGGAAAAAGGACTTTTAATCCGCGGTTGGGCGCCACAAGTACTAATACTATCTCACCCTTCAATCGGAGGATTCTTGACGCACTGTGGATGGAATTCAAGTCTGGAAGGAATATCAGCTGGCGTGCCGATGATCACTTGGCCTATGTTTGCGGAGCAGTTCTGCAATGAGAGGCTAATAGTAAATATACTAAAGACAGGAGTGAGGGCTGGCATAGAGAATCAAGTGATGTTTGGGGAGGAAGAAAAAATGGATACACAAGTAAGTAGAGATGATATTAAAATGGTCATTGAATTAGTAATGGGTGAAGATATGGAGGCTCAAATGAGAAGAAAAAGAGCTAAAGAACTAGGAGAAATGGCAAGAATGGCTATGGAGGAAAAAGGCTCCTCTCACTTCAACTCTATACAACTGATTCAAGATGTCACAGAGCAAGCAAAGTTTTTAAAATCTATCTAG